In one window of Corallococcus macrosporus DNA:
- the fabF gene encoding beta-ketoacyl-ACP synthase II has protein sequence MGQRRVVVTGMGMISPCGIGVEASWDALVNGRSGVGPITLFDASPLDCRFAGEVKGFNPEAYIERREVRRMDRFAQFAVAASDMALEDSGLTITPENAERVAVIVGSGIGGLSSLEETYKKALDKGPDRISSFFILQMIINMAPGYISMRHGIKGPSWSTNSACSTSAHAIGEALRGIQRGEFDVAVAGGAEAPITMLGVGGFAAMKALSTRNDAPQAASRPFDKDRDGFVLAEGAGILILEEYEHARARGARILAELTGYGASSDAHHVTSPAPAHEGAQRAMRAALKDARLAPADIGYLNAHGTSTDIGDVLEMEGIAQVFGDAAKQLAISSTKSMTGHMNGAAGAAEAVISILALTRGVLPPTINLENQDPRILLDCVPNTARETRVNAVMSNSFGFGGTNVALVFQRAPEAR, from the coding sequence ATGGGACAGCGGCGCGTCGTCGTGACGGGAATGGGGATGATCAGTCCGTGTGGCATCGGCGTGGAGGCGAGCTGGGATGCGCTGGTGAATGGCAGGAGCGGCGTGGGCCCCATCACCCTGTTCGATGCGAGCCCGCTGGACTGCCGCTTCGCCGGTGAGGTGAAGGGCTTCAACCCGGAGGCCTACATCGAGCGGCGCGAGGTGCGGCGCATGGACCGCTTCGCGCAGTTCGCGGTGGCCGCGTCCGACATGGCCCTGGAGGACTCGGGGCTGACCATCACGCCGGAGAACGCGGAGCGCGTGGCGGTCATCGTCGGCTCCGGCATCGGCGGGCTCAGCAGCCTGGAGGAGACGTACAAGAAGGCGCTGGACAAGGGGCCGGACCGCATCAGCTCCTTCTTCATCCTCCAGATGATCATCAACATGGCGCCCGGCTACATCTCCATGCGCCACGGCATCAAGGGCCCGTCCTGGTCCACCAACTCCGCGTGCTCCACCAGCGCGCACGCCATCGGTGAAGCGCTGCGCGGCATCCAGCGCGGCGAGTTCGACGTGGCGGTGGCGGGCGGCGCGGAGGCCCCCATCACCATGCTGGGCGTGGGCGGCTTCGCGGCGATGAAGGCCCTGTCCACCCGCAACGACGCGCCCCAGGCGGCGAGCCGTCCGTTCGACAAGGACCGCGACGGCTTCGTGCTCGCCGAAGGCGCGGGCATCCTCATCCTGGAGGAGTACGAGCACGCGCGCGCCCGGGGGGCCCGCATCCTCGCGGAGCTGACCGGCTATGGCGCCAGCTCCGACGCCCACCACGTCACCTCCCCCGCCCCCGCCCACGAGGGCGCCCAGCGCGCCATGCGGGCCGCGCTCAAGGACGCGCGCCTGGCCCCCGCGGACATCGGCTACCTCAACGCCCACGGCACCTCGACGGACATCGGCGACGTGCTGGAGATGGAGGGCATCGCCCAGGTGTTCGGCGACGCGGCGAAGCAGCTCGCCATCTCCTCCACCAAGTCCATGACGGGCCACATGAACGGCGCGGCTGGCGCGGCGGAGGCCGTCATCAGCATCCTCGCCCTCACCCGCGGCGTGCTGCCCCCCACCATCAACCTGGAGAACCAGGACCCGCGCATCCTGCTCGACTGCGTGCCCAACACCGCCCGGGAGACGCGCGTGAACGCCGTCATGAGCAACTCGTTCGGCTTCGGCGGCACCAACGTTGCCCTCGTCTTCCAGCGGGCCCCGGAGGCGCGTTAA
- a CDS encoding PaaI family thioesterase: MSEQPENPRTRTVTWKDPRVGASAAKTLSGLEYLRAIQRGELPAPPIAELMGFAPVEVEEGRVVFAVTAGEHHYNPIGMVHGGLAATLMDSAMGCAIHTLLPVGAGYTTLELHVNYVKGIAHDTGRLLCRGEVIHLGGRVATAQGRLVDEKGTLYAHGTTTCMVFRPPGAGGKE; the protein is encoded by the coding sequence ATGAGCGAGCAGCCGGAGAATCCGCGCACGCGGACGGTGACGTGGAAGGACCCACGTGTGGGCGCGTCCGCGGCGAAGACGCTGTCGGGGCTGGAGTACCTGCGCGCCATCCAGCGCGGGGAGCTGCCGGCGCCGCCCATCGCGGAGCTGATGGGCTTCGCTCCGGTGGAGGTGGAGGAGGGCCGGGTGGTGTTCGCGGTGACGGCGGGCGAGCACCACTACAACCCCATCGGCATGGTGCACGGCGGACTGGCCGCGACGCTGATGGACTCCGCGATGGGGTGCGCCATCCACACGCTGCTGCCGGTGGGCGCGGGCTACACGACGCTGGAGCTGCACGTGAACTACGTGAAGGGCATCGCGCACGACACGGGGCGGCTGTTGTGCCGGGGGGAGGTCATCCACCTGGGCGGCCGCGTGGCCACGGCGCAGGGGCGGCTGGTGGACGAGAAGGGCACGCTCTACGCGCACGGCACCACGACGTGCATGGTGTTCCGGCCACCGGGCGCGGGCGGCAAGGAGTAG
- a CDS encoding TetR/AcrR family transcriptional regulator → MRYTAEHKQATHARILEAAEKLFRAEGFSGASVERVMRAAGLTVGGFYAHFASKEALLAESLRAFMTANKARWLAGLREVRGTEFLERFAKRYLGQYDRATGDTLCMMPSLLSDLTRATPEVQAAFAQGLEDLVGEAQAQLPAREGATPRQQMLATVALCFGAMTLARATASQPLAGEILDAARALLVAGAPSPKRKKPH, encoded by the coding sequence ATGCGCTACACCGCCGAACACAAGCAGGCCACGCACGCGCGCATCCTCGAGGCGGCGGAGAAGCTGTTCCGCGCGGAGGGCTTCAGCGGTGCGAGCGTGGAGCGGGTGATGCGCGCCGCGGGCCTGACGGTGGGCGGCTTCTACGCCCACTTCGCCTCCAAGGAGGCGCTGCTCGCGGAGTCGCTGCGCGCCTTCATGACGGCGAACAAGGCGCGCTGGCTGGCGGGGCTGCGGGAGGTGCGGGGCACGGAGTTCCTGGAGCGCTTCGCGAAGCGCTACCTGGGCCAGTACGACCGGGCCACGGGAGACACGCTCTGCATGATGCCGTCGCTCCTGTCGGACCTGACGCGCGCGACGCCGGAGGTGCAGGCCGCGTTCGCGCAGGGACTGGAGGACCTGGTGGGCGAGGCCCAGGCGCAGCTCCCCGCGCGCGAGGGTGCGACGCCCCGGCAGCAGATGCTGGCGACGGTGGCGCTGTGCTTCGGCGCCATGACGCTCGCGCGGGCCACCGCGTCCCAGCCCCTGGCGGGGGAGATCCTGGACGCGGCGCGCGCGCTGCTTGTCGCTGGGGCCCCGTCCCCGAAGCGCAAGAAGCCCCACTGA
- a CDS encoding YceI family protein translates to MFRSVLMLAAALSLSASAAEPAPSDKRFVFNDPNSRDTVMFVLDAPLEVINGLSNKVTGRVEVKGQKASGRFQVPVSSIKTGNETRDGHLQNDRWLDAAKFPDIVFEFKDVVLPAPLANAKPVVLKTKGTFTIHGVTREEPVEVTATYLQETAETKHRAAGELLRVRAKFQIPLEAYGVKRTEALVLKVGERADVTVDAWGSTQFKP, encoded by the coding sequence ATGTTCCGCAGCGTCCTGATGCTCGCCGCCGCCCTGTCGCTGTCCGCGTCCGCCGCCGAGCCCGCGCCTTCCGACAAGCGCTTCGTCTTCAATGATCCGAACAGCCGCGACACGGTGATGTTCGTGTTGGACGCGCCGCTGGAGGTCATCAACGGCCTGTCCAACAAGGTGACGGGCCGCGTGGAGGTGAAGGGGCAGAAGGCCAGCGGCCGGTTCCAGGTGCCGGTGAGCTCCATCAAGACGGGCAACGAGACGCGCGACGGCCACCTGCAGAACGACCGCTGGCTGGACGCGGCGAAGTTCCCGGACATCGTCTTCGAGTTCAAGGACGTGGTCCTGCCCGCGCCGCTCGCCAACGCGAAGCCCGTGGTGCTGAAGACGAAGGGCACCTTCACCATTCACGGCGTCACGCGCGAGGAGCCCGTGGAGGTGACGGCCACGTACCTCCAGGAGACCGCCGAGACGAAGCACCGCGCCGCGGGCGAGCTCTTGCGCGTGCGCGCGAAGTTCCAGATTCCCCTGGAGGCCTACGGCGTCAAGCGCACGGAAGCGCTGGTGCTGAAGGTGGGCGAGCGGGCCGACGTCACGGTCGACGCCTGGGGCTCCACGCAGTTCAAGCCGTAG
- the bufB gene encoding MNIO family bufferin maturase produces MPSPRYADRHGLKPLGAGIGLRRDFYEALPRTPRALDWVEIIPENFLTLGGRSQRALDACRERWTLLPHGVGLNIGGPDALDDDYVTRLAALVKRLDAPFFSDHLCYSRLGGVHLHDLLPLPFTEAAVEHVVPRVREVMARVERPFLLENPSYYAAMPGGTLKEADFLRQVVEAADCGLLLDVNNVWVNARNHGYDPRAFVDALPLERVVQVHLAGHDVRDTVLVDTHGDRVCDDVWALYRYTLERTGPVSTLIEWDQAIPSLDAVLDEADQARGVLAEGTR; encoded by the coding sequence ATGCCGTCCCCCCGCTATGCAGACCGCCATGGATTGAAGCCGCTGGGGGCGGGCATCGGGCTGCGCCGCGACTTCTACGAAGCGCTGCCGCGCACGCCGCGCGCGCTGGACTGGGTGGAGATCATCCCGGAGAACTTCCTCACGCTGGGCGGCCGCTCCCAGCGCGCCCTGGACGCGTGCCGCGAGCGCTGGACGCTGCTGCCGCACGGGGTGGGGCTCAACATCGGCGGGCCGGACGCGCTGGATGACGACTACGTCACCCGCCTGGCCGCGCTGGTGAAGCGCCTGGACGCGCCGTTCTTCTCGGACCACCTGTGCTACTCGCGCCTGGGCGGCGTGCACCTGCATGACCTGTTGCCGCTGCCCTTCACGGAGGCCGCTGTGGAGCACGTGGTGCCGCGCGTGCGCGAGGTGATGGCGCGCGTGGAGCGCCCCTTCCTGCTGGAGAACCCCAGCTACTACGCGGCCATGCCGGGCGGCACGCTGAAGGAGGCGGACTTCCTGCGCCAGGTGGTGGAGGCCGCGGACTGCGGCCTCTTGCTGGACGTGAACAACGTCTGGGTCAACGCGCGGAACCACGGCTACGACCCGCGCGCCTTCGTGGACGCGCTGCCCCTGGAGCGCGTGGTGCAGGTGCACCTGGCCGGCCACGACGTGCGGGACACAGTCCTCGTCGACACGCACGGCGACCGCGTCTGCGACGACGTGTGGGCGCTGTACCGCTACACGCTGGAGCGCACCGGCCCCGTGTCCACGCTGATTGAGTGGGACCAGGCCATCCCGTCCCTGGACGCCGTGCTGGACGAGGCGGATCAGGCGCGCGGCGTGCTCGCGGAGGGAACGCGATGA
- a CDS encoding HvfC/BufC N-terminal domain-containing protein: MKSSLKHFFDSMDAYLAGPPGAEGLLKLSASHPGWVVDPERMALYGQFVRGHVRSTLEKLFPLTRKAVAPEAWDALVEGYTRTRPARHYELNRLGEGFAPFVADAAAAKGLPPFLPALARFEWTDFAVFASEEDIPEAVERLTPNPTLAVLEQPYRLCAFMRARGAEGAPAEGEELALLWRHPERLVTFYMEATPSALLVLKMAVEGLSEEAVAQATGMAAPDVRAEVARFAKDGLVLRPQG, from the coding sequence ATGAAGTCGTCGTTGAAGCACTTCTTCGACAGCATGGACGCGTACCTCGCCGGGCCCCCGGGCGCGGAGGGGCTGCTCAAGCTGTCCGCGTCGCACCCGGGCTGGGTGGTGGATCCGGAGCGCATGGCGCTCTACGGCCAGTTCGTGCGCGGCCACGTGCGCTCCACGCTGGAGAAGCTCTTCCCGCTGACGCGCAAGGCGGTGGCGCCGGAAGCGTGGGACGCGCTGGTGGAGGGCTACACCCGCACGCGCCCCGCGCGGCACTACGAGCTCAACCGCCTGGGTGAGGGCTTCGCGCCCTTCGTCGCGGACGCCGCCGCCGCGAAGGGCCTGCCCCCGTTCCTGCCCGCGCTGGCGCGCTTCGAGTGGACCGACTTCGCGGTGTTCGCCTCCGAGGAGGACATCCCGGAGGCCGTGGAGCGCCTGACGCCCAACCCCACGCTCGCGGTGCTGGAGCAGCCCTACCGGCTCTGCGCGTTCATGCGGGCCCGGGGCGCGGAAGGGGCGCCCGCGGAAGGGGAGGAGCTGGCGCTGCTCTGGCGCCACCCGGAGCGGCTGGTGACCTTCTACATGGAGGCCACGCCATCCGCGCTGCTGGTGCTCAAGATGGCCGTGGAGGGCCTGTCGGAAGAGGCCGTCGCCCAGGCCACCGGCATGGCCGCCCCGGACGTCCGCGCGGAGGTGGCGCGCTTCGCGAAGGACGGCCTGGTGCTGCGGCCCCAGGGCTGA
- a CDS encoding serine/threonine-protein kinase, with protein MNCPDENTLLAYCSRSLGAEEARAVEAHLDACSTCLALVAEAARGSDPTTLPDVRPPERPDTGRPRVQDAELQRGTVLGRYVVIDRVGSGGMGVVLSAYDPQLDRKVALKLVRSLQGDGAVELEQRLLREAQAVARLSHPQVITVFDVGTVDGRLFMAMEFVEGRTLRQWLKEAPRSWREVLAAYRQAGQGLAAAHAAHLIHRDFKPDNVLVDGQGRVRVTDFGLARLPEGTLALPPDTLPEGITPSAGPVDLTRTGSLMGTPAYMPPEQWKGEPIDARGDQFSFCVALYEALFGIRPFARGQPPDFSRLQAPPKETGVPAWVRRAVVRGLSVSPADRFASMDALLEELARDPPRRRTQVAVGAGAFALVTALVLVSRGAADPCGGAPARVSPIWNDARAAKVTQALSATGSPLASEAADAVARNLEDYARAWEAGYTQTCRATHVRHEQPESVLSVRMACLDSRLQSLDVFADVLEHADAPLVEKAAEASQKLPRVSDCSRVESLLSVVPPPEGRGVAVKLADARAKLSRAQALLETGRYAQGLGDAQAALAVARELSYRPLEAEALYAQGWLEYRLARYEDAERSYTASFHAALAGRHDLQALRAVTERVFIAGYELEHVDQGLDLAMLARSLLERSGPAEEVAAQLENNLGVLYFGEGLLPQAIEHYEKSLAVRERVLGPEHVDTVKVLTNLALVRKRQGRTREAREMYERALATQRRQLGPHHPTVANTLILLADARRALEGGRATLPLYTQALELRRAMLGDTHLATVRLHNDLGRIHEDLGEWDVAERYHAQALALTERGLGREHAEYALSLQELARMQARRGQLDVALEGYDRVLALQGRLLDARNASTLATQEARAALLRKLGRARESSDELERLLALKEAQAGLKSPWLVSSLTELARTALALKQPKRARDAAERALAIIRPLGWSPERMAVLQFELARASWDAGEARPQALALADTALAALTEAGEPSAELARTVARWRSEHVLP; from the coding sequence ATGAACTGCCCTGACGAGAACACCCTGCTGGCGTATTGCTCGCGCTCGCTCGGAGCAGAGGAGGCACGTGCGGTGGAGGCGCACCTGGATGCGTGCTCCACGTGCCTCGCGCTGGTGGCGGAGGCGGCCCGGGGCAGTGACCCCACCACGCTGCCGGACGTGCGGCCTCCGGAGCGCCCCGACACGGGCCGTCCGCGCGTCCAGGACGCGGAGCTCCAGCGCGGCACCGTGCTGGGCCGCTACGTCGTCATCGACCGGGTGGGCTCCGGCGGCATGGGCGTGGTGCTGAGCGCGTACGATCCGCAGCTCGACCGCAAGGTGGCGCTCAAGCTGGTGCGCTCGCTCCAGGGCGACGGCGCGGTGGAGCTGGAGCAGCGGCTGCTGCGCGAGGCGCAGGCGGTGGCGCGGCTGTCCCATCCGCAGGTCATCACCGTGTTCGACGTGGGCACGGTGGATGGCCGGCTCTTCATGGCCATGGAGTTCGTCGAGGGCCGCACGCTGCGCCAGTGGCTGAAGGAGGCACCGCGCTCGTGGCGCGAGGTGCTCGCCGCGTACCGGCAGGCGGGCCAGGGGCTGGCGGCGGCTCACGCGGCGCACCTCATCCACCGCGACTTCAAGCCGGACAACGTCCTGGTGGACGGCCAGGGCCGCGTGCGGGTGACGGACTTCGGCCTGGCGCGGCTGCCGGAGGGCACCCTGGCGCTGCCTCCGGACACGCTCCCCGAAGGCATCACGCCCTCCGCCGGGCCGGTGGACCTCACCCGCACGGGCTCGCTCATGGGCACGCCCGCGTACATGCCCCCGGAGCAGTGGAAGGGAGAGCCCATCGACGCGCGCGGCGACCAGTTCAGCTTCTGCGTCGCGCTGTACGAAGCCCTCTTCGGCATCCGCCCCTTCGCGCGCGGCCAGCCGCCGGACTTCAGCCGGCTCCAGGCGCCTCCGAAGGAGACCGGCGTGCCCGCGTGGGTCCGCCGCGCGGTGGTACGCGGGCTGAGCGTGTCACCGGCGGATCGCTTCGCGTCCATGGACGCGCTGCTGGAGGAGCTTGCGCGCGACCCGCCGCGAAGGCGCACGCAGGTGGCGGTGGGCGCGGGAGCCTTCGCGCTGGTGACGGCGCTCGTGCTCGTGTCGCGAGGCGCGGCGGATCCCTGCGGCGGAGCTCCCGCGCGCGTGTCGCCCATCTGGAATGACGCCCGCGCCGCGAAGGTGACGCAGGCCCTGTCCGCCACCGGCAGCCCGCTGGCCTCGGAGGCCGCCGACGCGGTGGCGCGCAACCTGGAGGACTACGCGCGGGCCTGGGAGGCGGGCTACACCCAGACGTGCCGGGCCACGCACGTGCGGCACGAGCAACCCGAGTCCGTGCTCTCCGTGCGCATGGCGTGCCTGGACTCGCGGCTGCAGTCGCTGGACGTGTTCGCGGACGTGCTGGAGCACGCGGACGCGCCGCTGGTGGAGAAGGCGGCGGAGGCGTCGCAGAAGCTGCCGCGTGTATCGGACTGCTCGCGCGTGGAGTCGCTGCTCTCCGTGGTGCCTCCGCCGGAAGGGCGCGGGGTGGCGGTGAAGCTCGCGGACGCGCGCGCGAAGCTCTCCCGTGCGCAGGCGCTGCTGGAGACGGGACGCTACGCGCAGGGCCTGGGTGACGCGCAGGCCGCGCTCGCGGTGGCGCGCGAGCTTTCGTACCGGCCCCTGGAGGCCGAGGCCCTCTATGCCCAGGGCTGGCTGGAGTACCGGCTGGCCCGCTACGAGGACGCGGAGCGCAGCTACACCGCCAGCTTCCATGCGGCGCTCGCGGGACGCCATGACCTCCAGGCGCTGCGCGCCGTGACGGAGCGGGTCTTCATCGCGGGCTATGAGCTGGAGCACGTGGACCAGGGGTTGGACCTGGCCATGCTCGCGCGGTCACTGCTGGAGCGCTCCGGCCCGGCGGAGGAGGTCGCCGCCCAGTTGGAGAACAACCTGGGCGTCCTCTACTTCGGCGAGGGGCTGCTTCCGCAGGCCATAGAGCACTACGAGAAGTCGCTCGCCGTGCGCGAGCGCGTCCTGGGCCCGGAGCACGTGGACACGGTCAAGGTCCTGACCAACCTCGCGCTGGTGCGGAAGCGCCAGGGCCGGACGCGCGAAGCCCGGGAGATGTACGAGCGGGCGCTCGCCACGCAGCGGCGGCAGCTGGGCCCGCATCACCCCACCGTCGCCAACACCCTCATCCTCCTGGCGGATGCGCGCCGTGCGCTGGAGGGAGGACGCGCCACGCTGCCGCTCTACACCCAGGCCCTGGAGCTGCGCCGCGCCATGCTGGGCGACACGCACCTGGCCACGGTGCGGCTGCACAACGACCTGGGCCGCATCCACGAAGACCTGGGCGAGTGGGACGTCGCGGAGCGCTACCATGCCCAGGCGCTGGCGTTGACCGAGCGCGGCCTGGGGCGCGAGCACGCGGAGTACGCCCTGTCGCTCCAGGAGCTGGCCCGCATGCAGGCCCGACGGGGCCAGCTGGACGTGGCGCTGGAGGGCTATGACCGCGTCCTGGCGCTCCAGGGCCGGCTGCTGGATGCCAGGAACGCCTCCACGCTGGCCACGCAAGAGGCGCGCGCCGCGCTCCTGCGCAAGCTGGGCCGGGCGCGCGAGTCCTCCGACGAGCTGGAGCGGCTGCTGGCCCTCAAGGAGGCCCAGGCGGGCCTGAAGTCCCCGTGGCTCGTCTCCAGCCTCACGGAGCTGGCGCGGACCGCGCTGGCGCTGAAGCAGCCCAAGCGGGCCCGTGACGCCGCGGAGCGCGCCCTGGCCATCATCCGCCCCCTGGGCTGGAGCCCGGAGCGCATGGCCGTGCTCCAGTTCGAGCTGGCGCGCGCCTCATGGGACGCGGGCGAGGCACGCCCGCAGGCCCTGGCGCTCGCGGACACCGCCCTCGCGGCCCTCACCGAGGCCGGCGAACCCAGCGCGGAGCTCGCCCGGACCGTGGCGAGGTGGAGAAGCGAACACGTCCTGCCCTGA
- a CDS encoding sigma-70 family RNA polymerase sigma factor yields MEPSADADASYLRARAAWPGVALSREDFLAHLAARSVASGGAPVSHGEDLFLACACAKGLPEALAHFERLLVPAARQALGRRGLAQDVVDEALQRLRERLLLPRADGPPRLAEYDGRGPLEAWVRTVALRLAMTELRERAARPSEALLPTLLPAEDPSFAALKHRHHADIEAAIASALASLEPRQRTLLRLHLVQNVGVEDIGRVHGVSRATMTRWLKDARDTLAERTHAELRRRLNVEDPDLHSLARSLLSGLDLSVRHLLRQDPP; encoded by the coding sequence ATGGAGCCGTCCGCCGACGCCGACGCCAGCTACCTCCGGGCCCGCGCCGCGTGGCCTGGCGTGGCGCTGTCGCGCGAGGACTTCCTCGCCCACCTCGCGGCGCGGTCGGTGGCCTCTGGCGGCGCGCCGGTGTCCCACGGGGAGGACCTGTTCCTCGCGTGTGCCTGCGCGAAGGGACTGCCCGAGGCGCTCGCCCATTTCGAGCGCCTGCTCGTCCCCGCCGCGCGTCAGGCCCTGGGCCGACGGGGGCTCGCGCAGGACGTGGTGGACGAAGCGCTGCAACGGCTGCGCGAGCGGTTGCTGTTGCCGCGCGCGGACGGACCGCCGCGCCTGGCGGAGTACGACGGCCGGGGGCCGCTGGAGGCGTGGGTGCGCACCGTCGCGCTGCGCCTGGCGATGACCGAGCTGCGCGAGCGCGCCGCGCGTCCCTCGGAGGCGCTGCTGCCCACGCTGCTGCCCGCGGAGGATCCGTCCTTCGCGGCGCTCAAGCACCGGCACCACGCGGACATCGAGGCGGCCATCGCCTCGGCGCTCGCGTCGCTGGAGCCGCGCCAGCGCACCCTCCTGCGGCTGCACCTGGTGCAGAACGTGGGCGTGGAGGACATCGGGCGGGTGCACGGGGTGAGCCGCGCCACCATGACCCGCTGGCTCAAGGACGCGCGCGACACGCTCGCGGAGCGGACCCACGCGGAGCTGCGCCGCCGTCTGAACGTCGAGGACCCGGACCTGCACAGCCTGGCCCGGTCGCTGCTCAGCGGCCTGGACCTGAGCGTGCGTCACCTGCTGCGCCAGGACCCGCCATGA
- a CDS encoding C39 family peptidase produces MTIRSLPSSPASFRPAPVAHPAPRAPHTSAGAHRVTDGFDPRRPVTPSMPRPSVEELREAVLRSKLKSAADTLRRGTVGPSREELGDALRQAVLRQRLGNAGEALREAMAQRAPATTAYTVQPGDTVGDIAWNLMQQGVPGPVEAIANQIVQLNGLTNPDLIIAGATLQLPAAPGAVTGTPSTGGPGAPGSPVGPARPGERYPVPSIKQMSSEGTEDDWNQQSNCGPTTMAMILQGYGIGTGMSDGALINQLGQGVGITSAGVGYADIQRMAASNGLTSEVNPGTDVGWIEQQLASGNLVAVNGESHVMLQNEQPPFTSGSFSGGHWIAVTGMTPEGNFIVHDPSSTVTELTPAELQRFLGEHQYGGYSVAVHPPPGLAPTDDVTAQGQALESVRLAPGAMSLAESGFAGQGEFILSMARKYDVPVDLALAMLWKESQWGTAGASVGANNPGNLKFVGQEGAYEAFTSPGAAGSFAGWPTLQQGIEAYFKLLGTHYRTELDSGDWTALVNRYAPPSENDSGLYVQQVNDYAAEVRRQLGIG; encoded by the coding sequence ATGACCATCCGCTCCCTCCCCTCCTCCCCTGCTTCCTTCCGCCCTGCTCCCGTCGCGCACCCTGCTCCGCGCGCGCCCCACACCTCCGCGGGCGCCCATCGCGTCACGGATGGTTTCGACCCGCGGCGGCCCGTCACCCCGTCGATGCCCCGCCCTTCGGTGGAGGAGCTGCGCGAGGCCGTGCTGCGCTCGAAGCTCAAGAGCGCGGCGGACACGCTCCGGCGTGGCACCGTGGGGCCATCCAGGGAGGAGCTGGGGGATGCCCTGCGGCAGGCCGTGCTGCGCCAGCGCCTGGGCAACGCGGGCGAGGCCCTGCGCGAGGCCATGGCCCAGCGCGCGCCGGCCACGACGGCCTACACCGTCCAGCCGGGTGACACCGTGGGCGACATCGCCTGGAACCTGATGCAGCAGGGCGTGCCGGGGCCGGTGGAGGCCATCGCGAACCAGATCGTCCAGCTCAACGGCCTGACGAACCCGGACCTGATCATCGCTGGGGCGACGCTCCAGCTCCCGGCCGCTCCCGGCGCGGTGACGGGGACGCCGTCCACGGGTGGGCCTGGCGCTCCGGGCAGTCCGGTGGGCCCGGCGCGTCCGGGGGAGCGCTACCCGGTGCCGTCCATCAAGCAGATGTCCTCCGAAGGCACCGAGGATGACTGGAACCAGCAGTCCAACTGCGGCCCCACCACGATGGCGATGATCCTCCAGGGCTACGGCATCGGCACGGGCATGTCCGACGGCGCGCTCATCAACCAGCTGGGACAGGGCGTGGGCATCACGTCCGCGGGCGTGGGGTACGCGGACATCCAGCGCATGGCCGCGAGCAACGGCCTCACGTCGGAGGTCAATCCGGGGACCGATGTGGGCTGGATTGAGCAGCAGCTCGCCTCCGGCAACCTCGTCGCCGTCAACGGCGAGAGCCACGTCATGCTCCAGAACGAGCAGCCGCCGTTCACCTCCGGCAGCTTCAGCGGCGGGCACTGGATCGCCGTCACGGGCATGACGCCCGAGGGCAACTTCATCGTGCATGATCCGTCCAGCACCGTGACGGAGCTGACGCCCGCGGAGCTCCAGCGCTTCCTCGGCGAGCACCAGTACGGTGGCTACTCCGTCGCCGTCCACCCGCCCCCGGGCCTGGCCCCCACCGACGACGTCACCGCGCAGGGCCAGGCGCTGGAGTCCGTGCGGCTGGCGCCGGGGGCCATGTCGCTCGCGGAGTCCGGCTTCGCGGGTCAGGGCGAGTTCATCCTGAGCATGGCCCGGAAGTACGACGTGCCCGTCGACCTGGCGCTCGCGATGCTGTGGAAGGAGTCGCAGTGGGGCACCGCGGGCGCGTCCGTCGGCGCCAACAACCCGGGCAACCTCAAGTTCGTGGGCCAGGAGGGCGCGTACGAAGCCTTCACGTCCCCGGGCGCGGCCGGCAGTTTCGCGGGCTGGCCCACGCTCCAGCAGGGCATCGAGGCGTACTTCAAGCTGCTGGGGACGCACTACCGCACCGAGCTGGACAGCGGCGACTGGACGGCGCTGGTGAACCGCTACGCGCCGCCGTCGGAGAACGACTCCGGCCTGTACGTCCAGCAGGTGAACGACTATGCGGCCGAGGTGCGCCGCCAGCTCGGAATCGGGTAG